The genomic segment ATACCATGCAGAACCTAAATGATCGTTTGGCTGCATATCTTGAAAAGGTGCGCTCCCTGGAGAAAGCAAATGGAGAACTGGAAATCAAGATAAGAGATTGGTATCAGAAGCAAGCACCCGGTCCAGCCACCGACTATAGTCATTACTACAAGATGATTGAGGATCTCCGCAACAAGGTAAAATAATGTTCAGCAAATAATCTGACTAAGTTTTCATTCTCATTAAATCTTCCATAGGATAAGTGTTGATTGGGGAGGGTTGTTTTATAATTTAGTATATATAACAGCATCTCATaattcagaataaatatattccTAACCAATAGATTCTTGGTGCAACGATGGACAACGCAAGTCTTCTTCTCCAGATTGATAATGCTAAACTGGCTGCTGATGACTTCAGAACCAAGTAAGAACTCAAGCAAATCCCATCACATTTTACTTAATCGTGTTGCCTTTAATAGTCCAGGTTATTGTTTCTGACCACAATTGTCATTTATGGTGAACAAGGTATATTATGAGAGTGTCAAACAAAAACTATATCAGACTTACAATCTCCCCTCAGAGCACATATTGATATGGATTTGTATTTTAGGCTTACCCAtatctaataacccatagcaaccaatcagaggtgtGTTTTCAAACAGCTGTCCAGGGAAAGCTGCTGATTGGTAACTAGGGGTAAACATTAAACAATGTATTCCATTACCtcattgagattctgttgcagaagatTCATTAAAGAGAAATAGACTTGCTTTTTCAGGAAAATTACCTGTAGATAGGGCTCACCCGATACCTGGGCTTTCCGGTGACAGAAATTCAAATAGCTTTGGGGCAATGTAACACAGACACAGTGGTTTCCCAGTTCTGGACCAGCCTTAAAAATAGCAGATCAGAAAATGCTGTATGCTGCATATGTTGAAGACAACCGTCTTTAGCAACATATGTCTTTGGCCTATCACCAAGGACAAATGCTGTAAAGGCgcatttcttgtaaaaaaaacaaaaaactcctgTTTTTCAAGGTATGAGACTGAACTTGCTCTTCGTATGAATGTTGAGGCTGACATCAATGGCCTACGCAGAGTCCTGGATGATTTGACCATAGCCCGATCTGACCTGGAGATCCAGATTGAAAGTCTTAAGGAGGAACTTGCATATCTGAAGAAAAACCATGAGGAAGTAAGATGAGACATatttcaatgtactgtatttgtgcaTTTACTATAGTCTTGGCATGCATTAGTACAGGGTGAGTCGATATATAGATGTTGAGGTATATCTTATGCAGCGAACACAATTAGgaagtcaaccccaaaatgaaaacttgcaAAGACTGAGTTAAAACTTAAACACAATGAATGGTAGCAAATGGGGTTACTTCAATATTTGCCAGCATcagcaaaaaaattgaaatgctCAATATCTGACCTGCAGGAAATGAATGCTCTACGTGGACAAGCTACTGGCCAGGTGAATGTGGAGATGGATGCTGCACCTGCTGCCGACCTAACAAAGACTCTGTCTGAAATGAGGAATCAGTATGAGAACCTAGCTGAGAAGAATAGGCGAGAGGTAGAAGAATGGTACTTTAAAAAGGTAAGTCAATACTTCACAACAGAAAtgtgaagatttttttatatgtaaatacacACCACTCCATCATCTTTATCTCCCTTCACAGACTGAAGAGCTCAACAAAGAAGTTGCCAGCAGCAGTTCACTGATCCAGACCAGCAAGACAGAAATTACAGACCTGAAACGTACTTTGCAGAGCTTAGAGATAGAGCTTCAAACACAACTAAATATGGTGAGATCTCACACAATGGTAAAGTGATTTATAGGGAAACCCTTCCAAAAAAACACAAGCTCCAATCTACtagttaaaaattaatattgaacATTCTCCTGTGAGAAGAGCCAATGTCCTTACCTATTGGCCACCATATCCACCCATGACCGATTTTCTTGTTTACTGTAGAAATCGGCATTGGAGGGCTCCTTAGCCGAAACAGAAGGTCGTTATTGCGTCCAGCTTTCACAGATCCAAGACCTGATCAGTAATGTTGAGGCACAGCTTGCTGACCTGCGATCAGACATGGAACACCAGAGTCACGAATATAAAATTCTCATGGACGTGAAGACTCGTCTAGAGCAGGAAATTGCCACCTACAGACGTCTCCTGGAAGGAGAAGATGCTCAGTAAGTTCCACAAACCTTCTTACTTGaacctatactgtatattatcattGATTTGTTTTACTTAGTCtactttaatttagaaataaagaatgcAAAGACGTGATTATTTATGTCTTAAAATATTTTAGGTTTCATTATACTCATTCtactgttatttttttcccctcagcTTATCCCAGTCTCAAAAGGATGGTAAGGCAACCTATTCACTACCATTTCAGTTTGAAGGACACACCAAGCCTTGAGAAACATGAGCAGTTTCTCATATATTGTTCTCATATATACTCTGATATAGTGCATCAGTCATGGTCCCTAGTGGCCCATCTCTAGTCATGTCCACCCTGGCAACTACAGGGTCTActgccacttttttttatacCTATGGGGTCATGATAGTTTGTTGAGAAATTCATGGGGATGAGAGACTTAAAAATGTTCTAGTACAAGGTAGAGCAACTTTACACATTTGCAGAAAATCTCACAATCTCATATTTCTTCACAGGCTCACGAACCACAGTCCAAGTTCGCACCATCATAGAGGAGTCTGTTAATGGCAAAGTTGTCTCTTCTCGGGAAGATGTTAAAAAGTCACAATACTAAACATTGgctgaaaacccagaaaaaaaaccataatctttttgtctctctgaCTCATACAGAAGAaactaatacagataattgttcaatagaacatgaaaaaagtttattttccacCTTTATTTTCTGAGcttgaaaaactgtttttttgccaCTTGTTGTCTCATGCAGTGTCTTCCTTCTTAATAAAGTTCTGAACTTTCTCGTGCATTTCATGTTTGCCATTTGTTTCATTTTGCTATTTCTAACGGgttgagttttcaaaaaaaaaagattttcattaGATTTATGGTAGAACATTTTTACAGCTTATTACAATAAGGTTCTGTGATATCTGGGGGAATTTGTGGTTTAAAATTGATCGGTTCTTCCTTAGGGCTGGTTCTAGTGCTACAAATAATAACATGGAATTACTTTTTAACCAAAGCAGCCACTAGATAGGGTTGAGCCCCCAAAGAGCTCTAGGACATAAGAGTTGTCACTTTTTTAAAGGGCACAGTAACATTTACGGGTTAACTGACACTTgacttataataatatataatataatacacatatcTGTGTCAACATGTATTTTGCTAGTATTATTTAGTGTTATTTAAACACATTTGGGTCAACACTTTTATGCCGAAGAATAATTGTAGGTAATTACAAACtggtaaataattattaaatactaaagaggctatttattaaaaccctGGAACCTCATAAGCCAGACAGTAAGGTCAAGGCTCCTTTGCACCCTAAGCTTGCCTGGcaagataggcaggttaaaaaaagtaaaaaggttgaacttgatggacgtgtgtcttttttcaaccttacttactatgttactccctAAGATATTCATCTAGAGGGCCCCAGTTGTGCAACATGGGGGAACAGGTAAAAGTGCAAAAGAATGTTGGTTTGCCCCTGCTGCTTGTATTTTGCCCTGCCCAGCATTGGTCTCAAAGCCTGATCCTCCCCCATTGTAGCTTTTATAGTGGCAAGATTTTCAAGACCATCATCCATTATTTAAGGCATAAGTGCCAACAATTCTCAGCTCATTTGAGATCAAGGCTTTGGCTAGACCATAGCAGGGAATTCACCTCTTTGCTCTTGACTCCAATGCTGCTTTGGCCATGTGTTTGGGGCCATTTCAATTGAAGTATTTCCCTGTATTTTGCATCCTCCATTCTCCATTTTAACATGTTTAATGTGGCATGACCCATCTAATGAAAAGAAACTCTACAGGTCCCTCTAGGTATACTCTGGCACAAAGCTTGCACCAGTTCTAAgaaaccatagccaccaatagtCTTGTACAGCTGTGCTGCTTACTGCTCTTACACTTCTGTCCTGTCTCATAGAAAAAGTCCCCTATAGTGAACACAAGCACTATCCTGAGTGTA from the Xenopus laevis strain J_2021 chromosome 9_10L, Xenopus_laevis_v10.1, whole genome shotgun sequence genome contains:
- the krt17.L gene encoding keratin 17 L homeolog (The RefSeq protein has 5 substitutions compared to this genomic sequence) — translated: MSSYSVRQTTSSSSIKGLGGLGGGSSRVSGVYRAPSIHGGSGGQNVSFSTARMVSGIGGGYGSCGVDAGLGGGYISNYGGGYGSGYAFGGGMAGGEGLISGSEKYTMQNLNDRLAAYLEKVRSLEKANGELEIKIRDWYQKQAPGPATDYSHYYKMIEDLRNKILGATMDNASLLLQIDNAKLAADDFRTKYETELALRMNVEADINGLRRVLDDLTIARSDLEIQIESLKEELAYLKKNHEEEMNALRGQATGQVNVEMDAAPSADLSKTLAEMRSQYENLAEKNRREVEEWYFKKTEELNKEVASSSSLIQTSKTEITDLKRTLQSLEIELQTQLNMKSALEGSLAETEGRYCVQLSQIQDLISNVEAQLADLRSDMEHQSHEYKILMDVKTRLEQEIATYRRLLEGEDAHLSQSQKDGSRTTVQVRTIIEESVNGKVVSSREDVKKSQY